In Streptomyces sclerotialus, one genomic interval encodes:
- a CDS encoding GNAT family N-acetyltransferase: MTNDEPVLRTGDADKELEDLLDERLTEFNSAVTGVVEETEFSVRVTAADGETIGGLTGSTWGDLGSIELLWVHEDHRHAGWGARLLQAAEDEARRRGCARMTVSSYSFQAPDFYARQGYRETGRLPGIPGGHEDVYFLKELS, encoded by the coding sequence ATGACCAACGATGAGCCCGTCCTGCGCACCGGCGATGCCGACAAGGAATTGGAAGATCTGCTGGATGAGCGGCTGACCGAGTTCAACAGCGCTGTCACGGGGGTGGTCGAGGAGACGGAGTTCAGTGTCCGGGTCACGGCTGCAGACGGCGAGACCATCGGCGGCCTTACCGGCAGCACTTGGGGAGACCTGGGGAGCATCGAATTGCTGTGGGTCCATGAGGACCACCGGCACGCAGGTTGGGGCGCCCGTCTGCTTCAGGCGGCGGAGGACGAGGCCCGTCGGCGCGGCTGCGCGCGGATGACCGTATCCTCGTATTCCTTCCAGGCGCCAGATTTCTACGCCCGGCAGGGTTATCGCGAGACCGGCCGTCTTCCGGGCATTCCGGGCGGGCACGAGGACGTGTACTTCCTCAAGGAGCTGTCGTGA
- a CDS encoding thiol-disulfide oxidoreductase DCC family protein has product MRTRPVLVFDGDCSFCTSSVRFIERHLRPRCASIPWQRAPLASFGVPRRRAEHEVLWVTPTNEVHGGAQAVAKLLMSAGKGWAVLGATLTFPPMRWLARALYQLIAHNRHRLPGGTPACALPADRR; this is encoded by the coding sequence ATGCGAACTCGGCCTGTGCTGGTTTTTGATGGGGACTGTAGTTTCTGCACCTCCTCGGTGAGATTCATCGAGCGGCATCTTCGCCCCCGTTGCGCATCGATTCCGTGGCAGCGGGCTCCCTTGGCCTCCTTCGGTGTGCCACGTCGGCGGGCTGAGCACGAGGTGCTGTGGGTGACACCCACCAACGAGGTGCACGGTGGCGCGCAGGCCGTCGCCAAACTGCTGATGAGCGCGGGAAAAGGGTGGGCTGTGCTGGGAGCGACGCTCACCTTCCCACCGATGCGCTGGCTCGCTCGTGCCCTCTATCAGCTCATCGCGCACAACCGTCATCGGCTCCCAGGAGGTACTCCGGCCTGCGCCCTGCCCGCCGACCGGCGGTAG
- a CDS encoding haloacid dehalogenase type II, producing MPEVAIDAVVFDVLGTLVDEPAGIRAGIRELAPSLDDPRIEQLLALWQQHIDREQRRILDGARPFLPSDGLDLEAARLVAEAVGIDDPAAVTALASSGRRLAPWPDTVAGLARLAGRFPLIGLSNASRTALLGINAHAGLRWHQALSAEDVRTYKPDPAVYQLAVTVSGRPPERLLMVAAHAWDLRAAQHLGLRTAYVARPVGDPPTPSDRFDLYADHLADLADQAEQLVNA from the coding sequence CGCGCCGGCATTCGTGAACTCGCCCCCTCGCTCGACGATCCCAGGATCGAGCAACTTCTGGCGCTGTGGCAGCAGCACATCGACCGCGAGCAGCGCCGCATCCTCGACGGCGCCCGGCCCTTTCTCCCCAGCGACGGACTTGACCTGGAAGCCGCCCGGCTTGTCGCTGAGGCCGTCGGCATCGACGACCCGGCCGCCGTGACGGCGCTGGCTTCGTCGGGTCGCCGGCTCGCGCCGTGGCCCGACACCGTGGCCGGGCTCGCCCGGCTCGCCGGACGCTTCCCGCTGATCGGACTGTCCAACGCGAGCCGGACGGCGCTGCTGGGGATCAACGCCCACGCCGGACTGCGCTGGCACCAGGCCCTGTCCGCCGAAGACGTCCGAACGTACAAGCCGGACCCAGCTGTCTACCAGCTGGCCGTGACCGTCTCGGGACGACCGCCGGAGCGGCTGCTGATGGTCGCCGCCCACGCCTGGGACCTGCGCGCGGCGCAGCACCTCGGCCTGCGCACCGCCTACGTCGCTCGCCCGGTCGGCGACCCGCCCACCCCCTCGGACCGGTTCGACCTGTACGCAGACCACCTGGCCGACCTGGCCGACCAGGCCGAACAACTCGTCAACGCCTAG